A single window of Shewanella sp. Choline-02u-19 DNA harbors:
- a CDS encoding GNAT family N-acetyltransferase has translation MLRIIPYSKCYAVQVSHLFHLAINVIADDVYSIAEKQAWSSSPRSGYHWHKRLSRSKAWLMIDDERDVQGVPFCCGLVNLETHFNTRGYIDSLYVHPDYQHRGIATALFTQLQTWATSANISNLSVDASKLSKPLFLSHGFRLHHRSYQEKRGQIIMGYLMSKVLSVQEQS, from the coding sequence ATGCTCAGAATTATTCCTTATAGCAAGTGTTATGCGGTCCAAGTTAGCCACTTATTTCATCTGGCCATTAATGTTATCGCCGATGATGTTTACTCTATAGCAGAGAAACAAGCTTGGTCATCTTCGCCTCGTTCCGGCTACCATTGGCACAAAAGGCTATCACGATCAAAAGCTTGGCTAATGATCGATGATGAACGTGATGTACAAGGTGTGCCTTTTTGTTGCGGTTTGGTCAACCTTGAGACTCATTTTAATACTCGTGGCTATATTGACAGTCTCTATGTCCACCCTGATTATCAACATCGGGGGATCGCCACTGCACTTTTCACGCAATTACAAACTTGGGCGACTTCCGCCAATATCAGTAACTTGTCAGTGGATGCTTCTAAGCTTTCAAAACCGCTGTTTCTCTCTCATGGCTTTAGACTCCACCATCGCAGTTATCAAGAAAAGCGCGGTCAAATTATAATGGGTTATTTAATGAGTAAAGTGCTGTCAGTACAGGAGCAAAGTTAA
- a CDS encoding NrfJ, whose amino-acid sequence MIAKIVKLAAAATLALGMSSAWAQGVMHEGTVMDTMNGGGYTYVQIKEADQTFWAAGPQIEVKKGDNVVVQEQMWMSDFASKTLNRTFDKLLFVGSIDKK is encoded by the coding sequence ATGATAGCTAAAATAGTTAAATTGGCTGCAGCAGCAACACTGGCTCTTGGTATGTCTAGCGCTTGGGCTCAAGGTGTTATGCATGAAGGTACTGTCATGGATACTATGAATGGCGGCGGTTATACCTATGTACAGATTAAAGAAGCTGACCAAACATTTTGGGCAGCGGGTCCACAAATTGAAGTTAAGAAAGGCGATAACGTCGTTGTTCAAGAGCAGATGTGGATGAGCGACTTTGCCAGCAAAACGTTAAATCGTACTTTTGACAAGCTATTGTTTGTTGGCAGTATCGACAAGAAGTAA
- a CDS encoding DUF3820 family protein, which yields MDETLLQEAISQKMPFGKYAGRYLLELPEPYLVWFHSKGFPEGKLGQQLALMYEVKLNGLEGMLQPLLDKVKRAR from the coding sequence GTGGATGAGACATTATTACAAGAAGCGATTAGCCAGAAAATGCCCTTTGGCAAATATGCTGGGCGCTATTTACTCGAATTACCAGAGCCATACTTGGTGTGGTTTCACTCAAAAGGTTTTCCTGAGGGCAAGCTGGGGCAGCAACTGGCGTTAATGTATGAAGTGAAGCTCAATGGGCTTGAAGGTATGTTGCAACCCCTGCTCGACAAGGTAAAACGGGCAAGGTGA
- a CDS encoding AAA family ATPase translates to MIILVGGEKGGSGKSCLAQNIAVFLTAECQASVIMVDCDPQRTTSDWIHARNNNPELPSINCVQLYGKIRNDLLSLEQHYDYVIVDCGGQDNLALRATMSVASHVLMPLRPKRRDLKTVSHMDDIVATCMMINPKMRATFVITQCPSLPNQANRILEAKEVCKTYDINVLDAITYSRNIYDDSEESGLSVLEIEPQGKAANEIRGIATEMLQVTNATEIRNRIAEKQMKKMRGEYGSDRSQEKLYAV, encoded by the coding sequence ATGATTATATTAGTTGGTGGTGAAAAAGGCGGTAGTGGTAAAAGCTGTTTAGCGCAAAATATTGCCGTTTTCTTAACAGCAGAATGCCAAGCTTCAGTGATTATGGTTGATTGCGATCCTCAACGTACCACTTCAGACTGGATCCATGCCAGAAATAACAACCCAGAATTACCCAGTATCAACTGCGTACAGTTATACGGAAAAATACGTAATGACTTACTCAGTCTTGAGCAACACTATGACTATGTCATTGTTGATTGTGGTGGCCAGGACAACCTCGCCCTTCGCGCAACAATGTCAGTAGCATCACATGTACTCATGCCGCTCAGACCTAAACGCCGAGACCTTAAAACCGTGAGTCATATGGATGATATTGTCGCAACATGTATGATGATTAACCCAAAAATGCGCGCAACATTTGTCATAACCCAATGCCCTAGTTTACCTAACCAAGCTAACCGTATTTTAGAAGCTAAAGAAGTGTGTAAAACCTATGACATCAACGTTCTTGATGCCATTACTTATAGCCGAAACATCTATGATGACAGTGAAGAGTCAGGCTTATCTGTGTTGGAAATTGAACCACAGGGTAAAGCTGCCAACGAGATCCGTGGTATAGCCACCGAAATGCTACAAGTGACTAATGCAACAGAGATACGCAATCGTATCGCCGAAAAACAGATGAAAAAGATGAGAGGTGAATATGGGTCTGACAGATCTCAAGAAAAACTCTACGCTGTCTAA
- a CDS encoding CopG family transcriptional regulator, whose protein sequence is MGLTDLKKNSTLSKSTHHKIQTSQLALDDLIDDFINDANRYAVGEAQLAPSTNKVIELNFNKHPLNLSALNVLADDVSVVAKSATVKRITKGNAPFRKSTFTLSESAIAHLATLADDGDVAKSKLVRFLIEHHFNKTQQERKEIEKSIIVE, encoded by the coding sequence ATGGGTCTGACAGATCTCAAGAAAAACTCTACGCTGTCTAAGTCTACTCATCATAAAATCCAGACATCTCAGTTAGCGTTAGATGATTTAATTGATGATTTCATCAATGATGCTAACCGCTATGCTGTCGGAGAAGCGCAACTTGCTCCCTCAACAAATAAGGTGATTGAGCTAAACTTTAACAAGCACCCATTGAATTTGTCTGCATTGAATGTTCTCGCTGACGATGTGTCCGTTGTAGCAAAATCGGCAACGGTTAAAAGAATAACAAAAGGAAATGCTCCGTTTAGAAAATCAACATTCACATTGAGTGAATCTGCCATTGCCCATCTGGCAACCTTGGCTGATGACGGTGATGTTGCCAAGTCAAAACTAGTGCGCTTTTTAATTGAACATCATTTTAATAAGACACAACAAGAGAGAAAAGAAATAGAGAAAAGTATTATTGTAGAGTAA
- a CDS encoding zinc-dependent peptidase — protein sequence MLAILLILLISGSAIFWIVSRTWRANRRRKMLTQAPFPQAWRVILKKRIPFFRSLPTDLQLQLKKHIQVFIAEKQFVGCDGLEIDDDIRVTVAAQACLLLLNRKTDFYPHLKEILIYPSVFVVNNEQRDANGLVSERSRVLSGESWQHGKVILSWQTTKEGAAVPDDGSNVVIHEFAHQLDQEDGNANGAPILTRTQDYASWSAVMMQEYQQLVEASQLQQYSLFSYYGATNPAEFFAVISEVFFEQPQAFITQHSALYKELSTFYKLDPVNWQ from the coding sequence ATGCTTGCGATTTTATTGATATTACTCATTAGCGGTAGCGCTATTTTTTGGATTGTTAGTCGAACATGGCGTGCCAACCGGCGCAGAAAAATGCTGACTCAAGCGCCCTTTCCCCAGGCTTGGCGTGTCATTCTAAAAAAGCGAATCCCCTTTTTCCGCTCACTTCCTACAGATCTGCAACTGCAGCTGAAAAAACATATCCAGGTGTTTATTGCAGAGAAACAGTTTGTTGGGTGTGACGGTCTAGAAATTGATGATGATATTCGCGTGACGGTGGCAGCCCAAGCATGCTTGCTGCTACTCAACCGCAAAACTGACTTCTACCCACACTTAAAAGAGATCCTTATCTATCCATCCGTATTTGTCGTTAACAATGAACAACGCGATGCAAATGGCCTAGTGTCAGAGCGCAGTCGAGTTCTCTCGGGGGAGTCATGGCAGCATGGCAAAGTGATCCTATCGTGGCAAACCACCAAAGAGGGCGCAGCAGTGCCTGATGATGGCAGTAACGTGGTCATTCATGAGTTTGCTCACCAACTTGACCAAGAGGACGGTAATGCTAACGGCGCGCCTATATTAACCCGAACACAAGACTATGCATCTTGGTCAGCCGTAATGATGCAGGAGTACCAACAATTAGTTGAAGCCAGCCAACTGCAGCAATATTCATTATTTAGCTATTACGGTGCAACCAATCCCGCTGAGTTTTTTGCTGTGATTAGTGAAGTATTCTTCGAACAACCTCAAGCGTTTATAACCCAACATTCAGCGCTATATAAGGAGTTGAGCACTTTTTATAAGCTCGATCCTGTAAACTGGCAGTAG
- a CDS encoding nuclear transport factor 2 family protein, with protein MFNLHHRTSTLWRATLLTLLLFGFNAAAQTSSQNDDKQQAAALLDHLNIYSANADWDNYFDLYADNGIFIGTDVNEHWDKATFEQYARPTKGWRYDLTSRVMTQHGEVIWFDEILNSASYGVSRGTGTLIKTEQGWKIAQYHLSFPIPNDIAKSITTQIIAADAP; from the coding sequence ATGTTTAACCTACACCATAGAACATCAACATTATGGCGAGCAACACTATTAACATTGCTATTATTTGGATTCAATGCCGCTGCGCAAACAAGCAGCCAAAATGATGATAAGCAACAAGCAGCAGCCCTTCTGGACCACCTTAATATCTATTCAGCTAATGCTGATTGGGACAACTATTTTGACCTGTACGCTGACAATGGCATATTTATCGGTACAGATGTCAATGAACACTGGGATAAGGCGACATTTGAGCAATATGCGCGACCCACAAAAGGTTGGCGTTATGACTTAACCAGCCGAGTAATGACTCAGCATGGGGAGGTTATCTGGTTTGATGAAATTCTTAATAGCGCATCTTACGGAGTGAGCCGTGGCACAGGCACTTTGATAAAGACTGAACAGGGTTGGAAAATTGCCCAATATCATTTGAGCTTTCCCATTCCAAATGACATTGCAAAATCGATTACAACGCAAATAATTGCAGCTGACGCCCCTTAG
- a CDS encoding HDOD domain-containing protein, whose product MPALCSTVKTLEKLAKDDISSLAILGQSVMHDNALTSRILRVANSVTYSKGITQVTTVSKAAVVLGFDAIKNICITAKLLSSLLETEGLSEGVYKRLLGLMAQAFQAAMLTKMLMHDHDEELQEEVFIASLLYHIGESAFWGTGCAETLVLDAKLNKCQSTVERDKAVREVLGTSFQQLSAGIARSWGLGSVLIKSLSQPDERTPEIRSIFLANKLSQLLSQTPPSILELSKRLKQTANILNIEIDELKARMIRCHKATEIMADAYGAHVLIDFLPDVNQLILEHNVPEPQPVIRAADVFEQLKCLRALTQCALNKADFNQVLSITLQGVLKGVGVDRCAVLLLTPNRKALQPRIVLGDGAAEMKNNFTIDLNGDKNLFQESIQIKSALFVDNPHSSKWRLYMDDTLRALTSPSGFMVAPLIMNHTVIGVLYADKDTSGRRLSKEDFVGFSHFAELSNVCFSAAVK is encoded by the coding sequence ATGCCTGCACTATGCTCGACAGTTAAAACGTTAGAAAAACTGGCTAAAGATGATATTTCTTCGCTGGCGATATTAGGTCAAAGCGTGATGCATGATAACGCGCTTACATCGCGAATTTTACGAGTGGCCAATAGCGTCACCTACAGTAAAGGCATCACTCAGGTGACCACGGTCAGTAAGGCGGCGGTAGTACTGGGTTTTGATGCGATAAAGAATATCTGTATTACTGCAAAGTTACTGAGTAGCCTACTGGAAACTGAAGGTTTGTCTGAAGGGGTTTATAAACGTCTACTGGGTTTAATGGCGCAGGCTTTTCAGGCGGCGATGTTAACCAAAATGCTGATGCACGATCATGATGAGGAGTTGCAAGAGGAGGTCTTTATCGCTTCACTTCTTTATCATATCGGAGAGAGCGCTTTTTGGGGGACTGGTTGTGCAGAAACCTTAGTGTTAGACGCCAAGCTCAATAAATGCCAATCGACAGTGGAGCGTGACAAGGCTGTTAGGGAGGTTTTAGGCACTAGCTTTCAACAACTTTCAGCCGGTATCGCTCGTAGCTGGGGGTTAGGCAGTGTATTGATAAAATCGCTTAGTCAGCCTGATGAACGTACCCCTGAAATTCGCAGTATCTTTCTTGCCAACAAACTTAGCCAGCTTCTGTCGCAAACACCGCCATCGATACTGGAATTATCTAAACGCTTAAAACAAACTGCCAATATTTTAAATATTGAAATTGATGAATTAAAAGCGCGCATGATCCGCTGTCATAAAGCCACGGAAATCATGGCGGATGCTTACGGCGCCCATGTATTAATTGATTTTTTACCAGATGTAAACCAACTTATTCTTGAGCACAATGTCCCTGAGCCTCAGCCTGTAATAAGAGCTGCCGATGTGTTTGAACAGTTAAAGTGTCTACGGGCATTAACGCAATGTGCGTTGAACAAGGCTGATTTCAACCAGGTCTTGTCGATAACGCTTCAGGGAGTGTTAAAAGGTGTGGGGGTTGACCGATGTGCGGTGTTGTTGCTCACCCCAAACCGCAAGGCATTGCAGCCGCGTATCGTATTAGGCGACGGTGCAGCTGAGATGAAAAACAATTTTACTATCGATCTCAATGGAGATAAAAATCTGTTTCAAGAGTCTATTCAAATCAAGAGTGCGCTGTTTGTTGATAATCCACATTCAAGTAAATGGCGGCTTTATATGGATGATACATTAAGGGCATTGACGTCACCTTCAGGCTTTATGGTTGCGCCCTTGATTATGAACCATACGGTGATTGGCGTTTTATATGCCGACAAAGACACTTCAGGAAGGCGCTTGAGCAAAGAGGATTTTGTAGGTTTTAGCCATTTTGCTGAACTTTCCAATGTCTGTTTTTCTGCTGCAGTTAAGTAG
- the aceB gene encoding malate synthase A: protein MAEQITIDNSVVEDELVITASTVSGQETVLTAGAVSLLKTLCKHFANDVPTLLANRKIKQGLVDKGQLPDFIEQTKAVRESDWKIRGIPHDLQDRRVEITGPVDRKMVINALNANAKVFMADFEDSLAPSWDKVIEGQINLRDAINGDISYTSAETGKSYTLAADPAVLICRVRGLHMLEKHVSYAEQAIPAALFDFCVYFYNNYRQLLSKGSGPYFYIPKLESHIEARWWAKVFAFVEERFCLQPGTIKCTCLIETLPAVFEMDEILYELRSNIVALNCGRWDYIFSYIKTLNNHSDRILPDRQSVTMDTPFLSAYSRLLVKTCHKRGALAMGGMAAFIPAKDPKENQQILDKVRQDKQLEARNGHDGTWVAHPGLADTAMEVFNQYIGDNHVNQLHITRDVDAPILAPELLSACKGERTEDGMRRNIRIALRYIEAWINGNGCVPIYGLMEDAATAEISRTSIWQWIKHQQKLSNGTLVTKSLFKDMLLQELAHVKEEVGADRFTHGRFTEAAVILEQTTTADELVDFITQPVYELLIA, encoded by the coding sequence ATGGCAGAACAGATCACAATTGATAATAGCGTTGTTGAAGATGAACTTGTGATTACCGCTAGCACTGTCAGTGGACAAGAAACGGTATTAACAGCAGGTGCGGTAAGTTTACTTAAAACGCTCTGTAAGCACTTTGCTAACGATGTACCGACATTACTCGCCAACCGAAAGATAAAGCAAGGGCTTGTCGATAAAGGTCAGTTGCCTGATTTCATTGAACAGACTAAAGCCGTTCGTGAAAGTGACTGGAAGATCAGAGGGATCCCCCATGACTTGCAAGATAGGCGCGTTGAAATAACGGGGCCGGTTGATCGCAAAATGGTGATTAACGCGCTTAATGCCAATGCAAAAGTGTTTATGGCTGATTTTGAAGATTCACTTGCTCCAAGTTGGGATAAGGTGATTGAAGGGCAGATTAATTTACGTGATGCCATTAACGGTGACATCAGTTATACCTCTGCAGAAACGGGTAAATCATATACGTTAGCTGCTGATCCTGCGGTGTTGATTTGTCGTGTACGTGGGCTACACATGTTGGAGAAGCACGTAAGCTATGCAGAGCAAGCGATACCCGCGGCTTTATTCGACTTTTGTGTCTATTTTTATAATAACTATCGTCAGTTGTTAAGTAAGGGCAGTGGCCCGTACTTCTATATTCCTAAACTTGAAAGCCATATAGAAGCGCGTTGGTGGGCAAAGGTATTTGCGTTTGTAGAGGAGCGTTTTTGTCTACAACCTGGCACGATTAAATGTACCTGCTTAATAGAAACCCTACCTGCCGTGTTTGAGATGGATGAAATTTTATATGAATTACGCTCAAACATTGTGGCGCTTAACTGTGGGCGTTGGGACTATATATTCAGCTATATAAAAACACTGAATAACCATAGTGACCGTATATTACCTGACAGACAATCAGTGACAATGGATACCCCCTTTCTGAGTGCATACTCGCGCTTGTTGGTTAAAACGTGTCATAAGCGTGGCGCGTTAGCGATGGGCGGTATGGCTGCATTTATTCCTGCAAAAGATCCCAAAGAGAATCAACAGATCCTAGATAAAGTACGTCAAGACAAGCAGCTTGAAGCGCGAAATGGTCATGATGGCACTTGGGTGGCCCATCCAGGTTTGGCTGATACCGCAATGGAAGTCTTCAATCAGTATATTGGAGATAATCATGTCAATCAGCTGCATATCACTCGCGATGTCGATGCACCAATACTTGCTCCGGAGCTCTTGTCAGCCTGCAAAGGTGAGCGTACAGAAGATGGAATGCGTCGCAATATTCGTATTGCATTGCGCTATATAGAGGCATGGATCAACGGTAATGGCTGTGTCCCTATATATGGTTTAATGGAAGATGCTGCCACGGCCGAAATTTCTCGTACCTCGATTTGGCAGTGGATTAAGCATCAGCAGAAGCTATCGAATGGCACATTAGTCACAAAATCTTTGTTTAAAGACATGTTGCTTCAAGAGCTGGCTCACGTTAAAGAGGAGGTGGGGGCGGATAGATTCACCCATGGTCGCTTTACCGAAGCCGCGGTTATTCTTGAACAAACGACGACTGCAGATGAGCTGGTTGATTTTATCACTCAGCCCGTTTATGAGCTCCTTATTGCATAA
- a CDS encoding outer membrane protein assembly factor BamE: MTIKKRSLTLLGAAALSLSLSGCGVFDYLIYKPDIPQGNYMEDQQVEKLRIDMTKEQVEYVLGRPVLRDSFSDDTWYYVYHYKSGRDASIIHKELIINFNGDMLSEVKGDYDLSEEFNTPLEESKLPEINMPEGEPLIPEQRPQAKPLVEEQETQPESLSEKNFE, from the coding sequence ATGACAATTAAAAAAAGAAGTCTTACCCTTTTGGGCGCTGCTGCGCTCTCACTATCGCTCAGTGGCTGTGGTGTATTCGACTATTTGATCTATAAGCCTGACATTCCACAAGGTAACTACATGGAAGACCAGCAGGTAGAAAAGCTGCGTATTGACATGACTAAAGAGCAGGTTGAGTACGTATTAGGCCGCCCTGTTTTACGTGATAGTTTTTCAGACGATACTTGGTATTACGTCTACCACTATAAAAGTGGCCGCGATGCTAGCATCATCCATAAAGAGCTGATCATTAACTTCAACGGCGATATGCTGTCTGAAGTGAAAGGTGACTATGATTTGAGTGAAGAGTTTAATACTCCACTTGAAGAGAGCAAGCTACCTGAAATTAATATGCCAGAAGGCGAGCCTCTGATCCCAGAGCAACGTCCTCAAGCAAAGCCTTTAGTTGAAGAGCAAGAAACTCAACCAGAGTCGCTATCAGAGAAAAACTTCGAATAA
- a CDS encoding RnfH family protein encodes MNTDQAQFTVEIIYALPQQQKRIKVNIEPGTTCIDAVKQSDMQRYFPEIDLETVKLGIFSRSVKHAEVLQPGQRVEIYRALIADPKDVRRKRAEKAKDEGRVNKITGAKL; translated from the coding sequence ATGAATACAGATCAAGCTCAGTTTACGGTTGAAATTATCTATGCTCTGCCGCAACAGCAAAAGCGGATTAAAGTGAACATTGAACCAGGGACCACGTGTATTGATGCGGTGAAGCAAAGTGATATGCAGCGCTATTTCCCTGAAATTGATTTAGAGACGGTTAAGCTAGGTATTTTTAGTCGTTCAGTTAAACACGCTGAAGTACTGCAACCTGGGCAGCGGGTTGAGATCTACCGAGCACTTATCGCTGATCCTAAAGATGTACGTCGTAAACGTGCAGAAAAAGCGAAAGACGAAGGGCGGGTGAATAAGATCACCGGCGCTAAGCTGTAA
- a CDS encoding SRPBCC family protein yields MPQISRNVLVRFSAMQMYDLVNDVESYKEFLPGCVGGKVLEFDGTTMVASVDVAKAGISKTFTTRNQVVAGKSIKLQLENGPFKELIGEWTFTELAEDACKVDFELSFEFSSPIADLAFGKVFKELMSSMVTAFTRRAKVIYT; encoded by the coding sequence ATGCCGCAAATTTCCCGCAATGTATTAGTTCGTTTTAGTGCGATGCAGATGTATGACTTAGTCAATGATGTCGAATCTTATAAAGAGTTCTTGCCAGGCTGTGTGGGTGGCAAGGTGTTGGAGTTTGATGGCACAACGATGGTGGCCTCGGTTGATGTGGCTAAAGCGGGGATAAGTAAAACATTTACCACTCGCAATCAGGTTGTTGCGGGCAAGAGTATTAAGCTGCAGTTAGAAAACGGCCCCTTTAAAGAATTGATTGGTGAGTGGACGTTTACTGAGTTAGCGGAAGATGCCTGTAAAGTCGATTTTGAACTTAGCTTTGAGTTTTCTAGCCCGATAGCGGACTTGGCGTTTGGTAAGGTGTTTAAAGAGTTAATGTCTTCTATGGTGACGGCATTTACTCGTCGCGCTAAGGTGATTTACACATGA
- the smpB gene encoding SsrA-binding protein SmpB: MAKKNAKNSKNTSASIARNKRATFDYKFEEKMEAGLSLMGWEVKSIRMGKVNLSESYVFLREGEAFLFGCTIAPLNTASTHVVCDPLRSRKLLLKRKELDKLKGLVDRKGYSIVPISMYWQKGAWVKIEIGLGKGKKEHDKRDDTKDREWQIEKARTIKKAVQQ; the protein is encoded by the coding sequence ATGGCTAAGAAAAATGCAAAAAACTCAAAGAACACTTCCGCTTCGATTGCCCGTAATAAACGCGCGACTTTTGACTATAAGTTTGAAGAGAAGATGGAAGCAGGCCTATCTCTAATGGGATGGGAAGTTAAGTCTATTCGTATGGGCAAGGTTAACTTGTCTGAAAGCTACGTATTTCTAAGAGAAGGCGAAGCCTTTCTTTTTGGTTGTACTATCGCGCCACTCAACACCGCCTCGACTCATGTCGTGTGCGATCCACTGCGCTCACGTAAATTACTGCTCAAACGTAAAGAGTTAGATAAATTAAAAGGCTTAGTCGATCGTAAAGGTTACTCAATCGTACCTATCTCTATGTACTGGCAGAAAGGTGCATGGGTAAAGATCGAAATAGGTCTAGGTAAAGGTAAGAAAGAACACGACAAGCGTGACGATACTAAAGATCGCGAATGGCAGATAGAAAAAGCGCGTACCATTAAAAAAGCGGTACAGCAGTAA
- a CDS encoding transposase, whose amino-acid sequence MPRPRSTQVSLEDTPFYHCVSRTVRRAFLCGIDDYSGQSFEHRREWVEDRLLMLTSVFAIDIAAYAVMSNHLHIVLRIDLETAQSWSSIDVVNQWHQLFKGTLLTQKFAHGGSIEAYELETLNDTIVEYRRRLMDISWFMRSLNEPIARQANKEDKCTGRFWEGRFKSQALLDEAAVLACMAYVDLNPIRANMATTPEQSDFTSIQRRIKAVIKGEQPIELLPFLGNERQPMPKGLMFELQDYLELVDDTGRVIRDNKRGAIKAGTSNILNRLNIPLANWLKVTNEFKYLFKGPVGTLEELTRYSEHMDKQRVANAGTCQYWPD is encoded by the coding sequence ATGCCTAGACCCCGTTCAACACAAGTTAGCTTGGAAGATACACCCTTTTATCATTGTGTCAGTCGCACGGTGAGGAGGGCGTTTTTATGTGGCATTGACGATTACTCTGGTCAGTCTTTTGAGCATCGGCGTGAGTGGGTTGAAGATAGACTTCTAATGCTGACTTCAGTCTTTGCTATTGATATTGCCGCTTACGCTGTCATGTCGAATCACTTGCATATCGTGCTTAGAATTGATTTAGAAACTGCACAATCGTGGTCAAGTATTGATGTGGTTAATCAATGGCATCAATTGTTTAAAGGCACGCTGTTAACACAGAAATTTGCTCACGGTGGTTCAATCGAAGCCTATGAGCTGGAAACGTTGAACGACACCATTGTTGAATATCGCAGAAGACTCATGGATATCAGCTGGTTTATGAGGTCATTGAACGAACCCATCGCAAGGCAAGCGAATAAAGAAGACAAGTGTACAGGGCGTTTCTGGGAGGGACGTTTTAAGTCGCAAGCCTTGTTAGATGAAGCGGCGGTACTTGCCTGTATGGCTTATGTCGACTTAAATCCTATCCGAGCTAATATGGCGACGACACCTGAACAATCAGATTTTACGAGCATTCAACGTCGAATTAAAGCGGTAATCAAAGGTGAACAGCCTATTGAACTGTTACCTTTTCTTGGTAATGAGCGTCAGCCTATGCCAAAAGGGCTGATGTTTGAGCTACAAGACTACCTTGAACTGGTTGATGATACAGGCCGAGTGATTAGAGATAACAAGCGAGGAGCGATTAAAGCAGGCACGAGTAACATATTGAATCGGCTAAATATCCCATTAGCCAATTGGCTTAAAGTCACGAATGAGTTTAAATATTTATTCAAAGGCCCTGTTGGCACACTAGAAGAGTTAACACGATACAGTGAGCACATGGATAAACAACGAGTAGCTAATGCAGGTACTTGTCAGTATTGGCCTGACTAA